A genomic region of Miscanthus floridulus cultivar M001 chromosome 3, ASM1932011v1, whole genome shotgun sequence contains the following coding sequences:
- the LOC136545579 gene encoding uncharacterized protein isoform X1, whose amino-acid sequence METISEELRLKDIEFMKKRLDDLEKSMKRSNDKQLKIEHELCERESSEKNKQNRRKVKYHQATGSRSYVAHLHAYKKKENNAKPSTEQNEELDLVEAFKTCHTSSKNGLSEPAREALSNMEALRAEPVAEGETAVSSVQVVSQVLSQNSSNHFLKSVGIKPVASSKSSSSNESELQEELAAEAKAAVQGEIDDLKKRSEEAEEKLARTQKKMEEYKKLTEINTKAMEENNALLKRILAINNGSST is encoded by the exons ATGGAAACTATTAGTGAAGAGCTCAGACTAAAG GATATAGAGTTCATGAAAAAGAGACTCGATGACCTTGAAAAGTCAATGAAGAGGAGCAATGATAAGCAGCTCAAAATTGAGCATGAATTATGTGAGAGG GAATCAAGTGAAAAGAACAAGCAGAATCGCCGTAAAGTCAAGTATCATCAAGCTACGGGTTCTCGCAGCTATGTGGCACACTTACATGCATAT aaaaagaaggaaaacaatGCAAAACCAAGCACAGAACAAAATGAAGAACTTGATTTGGTGGAGGCCTTCAAGACCTGCCATACCAGCTCCAAAAATGGTCTCAGTGAACCAGCAAGAGAAGCACTT tcaaatatggaagctttgagggcagaacctgttgctgaaggTGAGACAGCAGTATCCAGTGTGCAGGTTGTGTCCCAGGTGCTCTCCCAGAACAGCTCAAACCATTTCCTCAAGAGTGTTGGCATCAAACCAGTGGcatcctccaaatcatcatcatcaaatgaaAGCGAGCTTCAGGAAGAACTAGCAGCTGAAGCTAAGGCTGCTGTACAAGGTGAAATCGACGATCTCAAgaagagaagtgaagaagctgaggaaaagctggcgaggacacaaaagaagatggaggagtacaagaagctAACAGAGATAAACACcaaggcaatggaggagaacaatgcgctgctcaagcgtatcttggccatcaacaatggTTCTTCGACATGA
- the LOC136545579 gene encoding uncharacterized protein isoform X2, with product MISSSKLSMNYESSEKNKQNRRKVKYHQATGSRSYVAHLHAYKKKENNAKPSTEQNEELDLVEAFKTCHTSSKNGLSEPAREALSNMEALRAEPVAEGETAVSSVQVVSQVLSQNSSNHFLKSVGIKPVASSKSSSSNESELQEELAAEAKAAVQGEIDDLKKRSEEAEEKLARTQKKMEEYKKLTEINTKAMEENNALLKRILAINNGSST from the exons ATGATAAGCAGCTCAAAATTGAGCATGAATTAT GAATCAAGTGAAAAGAACAAGCAGAATCGCCGTAAAGTCAAGTATCATCAAGCTACGGGTTCTCGCAGCTATGTGGCACACTTACATGCATAT aaaaagaaggaaaacaatGCAAAACCAAGCACAGAACAAAATGAAGAACTTGATTTGGTGGAGGCCTTCAAGACCTGCCATACCAGCTCCAAAAATGGTCTCAGTGAACCAGCAAGAGAAGCACTT tcaaatatggaagctttgagggcagaacctgttgctgaaggTGAGACAGCAGTATCCAGTGTGCAGGTTGTGTCCCAGGTGCTCTCCCAGAACAGCTCAAACCATTTCCTCAAGAGTGTTGGCATCAAACCAGTGGcatcctccaaatcatcatcatcaaatgaaAGCGAGCTTCAGGAAGAACTAGCAGCTGAAGCTAAGGCTGCTGTACAAGGTGAAATCGACGATCTCAAgaagagaagtgaagaagctgaggaaaagctggcgaggacacaaaagaagatggaggagtacaagaagctAACAGAGATAAACACcaaggcaatggaggagaacaatgcgctgctcaagcgtatcttggccatcaacaatggTTCTTCGACATGA